DNA sequence from the Candidatus Sulfuricurvum sp. RIFRC-1 genome:
GAGAAGCCCCCTATACCCTACTAGACTATTTCACTCTGCATCACGATAAATTTCTCATTATCGTCGATGAGAGCCATGTGAGTCTCCCGCAGTTTCGGGGGATGTTTGCGGGAGATCGGAGCCGCAAAGAGGTTCTCGTCGATTACGGTTTCCGCCTTCCCAGTGCACTCGACAACCGCCCCCTGATGATCGATGAGTTTATGCACAAAGCGCCTCACTATATGTTTGTCTCCGCTACCCCTGCCGCGCAAGAGATCGAGATCAGTACCACCATCGCCCACCAGATTATCCGTCCGACCGGATTGCTCGACCCGATCATCACCATCAAGCCGAGTGAAAATCAGGTAGAAGATCTACACGATGAGATCAAAAAAACGGTCGCGCTCGGAGATCGGGTTCTCGTCACCGTACTCACCAAAAAAATGGCCGAAGCCCTCACCAAATACCTCGCCGATTTGGGGATCAAAGTGCAGTATATGCACTCCGAGATCGACGCCATCGAGCGCAATCAGATCATCCGAGGTCTCCGTGTCGGCGATTTTGACGTTCTCATCGGGATCAATCTCCTACGAGAAGGGTTGGATTTACCGGAAGTAAGCCTCGTCGCTATTTTAGATGCCGATAAAGAAGGTTTCCTGCGTTCTGAAACAGCACTGATTCAAACCATCGGACGCGCCGCGCGGAATGAACACGGGCGGGTCATCCTGTACGCCCAAAAGATCACCGGATCGATGGAACGCGCTATCGCGACCACGACCAAACGCCGTGCAATCCAAGAAGCGTACAATACCAAACACGGCATTACGCCGACAACAACCAAGCGCTCCCTTGATGAGAATCTTAAACTCGAAGATGTAGGTGATTTATACAATCGCTCTAAAAAAGCGAAAACCCTCCCTGCGGCAGAACGTAAAAAACTGATCGAAGAGCTGAATCTCAAGATGAGAGAAGCGGCTAAAAAACTGGAATTCGAAGAAGCAGCGCGTTTACGCGATGAAATAGCAAAGATACGGAAACTATAAAAATTAAAAAGGAGAAAGCGCGGTTCACTGCGCGTGGGCTTCCTGCCTAAAGAAGCTCAGCGTTAGCGTAGACACAGGGGTTTTACTCCTGTGGCGTTAAAAATCAAATGGATGATATGTTAAACAACCTCTCGACGTACGGCTACATTGTACTCTTTCTCTATTCCCTTGGCGGGGGGTTTGTCGCCTTATTGGGTGCGGGAGTTCTCAGTTTTATGGGAAAAATGGATCTGTCTCTCTCCATTGCAATCGCTTTTAGTGCAAACTTCATCGGCGATTCACTCATGTTTTACATGTCCCGATATCACAAAAAAGAGATGATGGAATATTTTAGAAAACATCGCCGTAAACTCGCATTTTCCCATCTTCTTCTCAAAAAACACGGCTCATGGATCATTATCATTAAAAAATTCATATATGGGCTCAAGACGCTTGTCCCTATCGCTGTCGGGTTAACCAAATACGATTTTTGGAAATTCAGCGGCTATAACGCACTGGGTGCAGCCATTTGGGCAGTTATTGTCGGTGGGGGAAGCTATCTTTTCGGCGGGGCCTTGATCGAAGGGTATAAAATTGTGGCGGATAAACCGTATTTGGCTCCGGTTATGTTGATCATTGTCGGTGGAAGTGTTTGGTTTTATCTCTCGTTAGCAACAAAAAAACAAAAATAGAAAAGAAGCTGAGTGTGGATGGGGAGGAGGGATTCGAACCCCCGAATGACTGGACCAAAACCAGTTGCCTTACCGCTTGGCGACACCCCAATGTTGAGAGGGGAATTGTAGAAAAATTCCCCTTAAGAAAGTTTTATACGGATTAAAACAATAGTTTTTCTTCGGTTTTCGGCCCTTGTTCTTGCGTAGTATCCGGTGCCATTGACGTGTCAGTATACTCTTCAGTACCGTTTGCGTCATTAACCGGTGCACGGTAAACCCCTGCCGGAAGGTCAAAGTAGCGTTTGGTATTTGGATAAATACGTAACATATCTTCATAATAATAGCGGAAAACCGGACCGGCTGCCCGTCCACCGGTTTCACTGCGGCGCATCGGCGTATTGTTATCATTTCCGAACCAAACAACCGTCTCTACGGTCGGTGAATATCCTACAAACCACGCATCGACGTTATTATTGGTCGTTCCGGTTTTACCGGCAATCTCCATCCCTCCGACACGGGCTGTGGTCCCCGTACCGTGACTGACAACATCTTTTAAAATAGAGGTCATCAGATAGATTTGTTCAGGGGTATTGACTTGACGGCTTTTGTTTTCATATCGGATCGTCTCCCCTTTTGGAGTAATGACCTGACGTATCAACATAGGATTGGTCAAAGCTCCTCCGCTCGAAAACATCGTATAGTATTTCGCCAAATCGATAGGGGAAATAGAGATTGTTCCCAATGCAATCGAGAGATCGGGTGGAAGGTTTTCGGTAATACCGTAACGTCTAAGCCCCTCTACCACTTTTTGAAATCCCATATCACTGACCATATTAATCGTTGCAAGGTTACGAGAATGGGTCAGGGCATTACGGATCGTAACCATCCCTTTATACTCATTTTTATAGTTTTTCGGCTGCCACGTTTTTTCCTCACCGTCATCACCCGCATAGGTATAAGTACGTGCGATGTCGGGAACCATAGAAGAGGGGGACATTCCACTGTCCAATGCTACTTGATAAATAAACGGTTTAAATGCCGAACCCGGTTGGCGCTTTGCCTGCGTTACACGGTTGAAAGGGCTGAGTGAATAATCATACCCCCCAACCATCGCTAAAATCTCTCCGTTACGGGGATCAAGACTGATAAGGGCACCGTTGAGCTGACGCTGCATATTCTCATCCAAATCTCCCGCTTCCTGTGCCCGTTTTAAAATCTCATCACGACCCGATTGAAGGGCTTTGTACCCCGATTCTTGAAGTCTCATATCGATGGTGGTGTAAATCTTGTAGCCGCCGCTGCGGATATCGGGAAACGCATCACCGAGTTGACGCATTACCTCATCGATAATGTAGGGGCCCGAGTTTTTGCTGAGGGTATCGTTATAAACTTTCGGTCGTTCCTGTGTCGCTTTTTCATAGGTGGCTTGATCGATCCATCCCAACTCATACATACGCCCGATAACACGGTTGGCCCGTCCGAGAGAGAGCTCATAGTTTCGGGTCGGAGAATAGAAATTCGGAGCTTTCGGAAGACCGACCAGCATTGCGATCTCTTTTAGACTGAGATCTTTAAGCGGTTTGCGGAAATAGCCATCCGCTGCCGTTTTAATTCCGTAGTATCCGTGCCCTAAATAGATTTCATTGAAATAACGCTCTAAAATTTGTTCTTTGCTCAACTCTTGCTCAATACGGATCGAGTAGAGAACCTCTTTGAATTTACGGGAGAATTTCTTCTCACGGGTCAAAAGGGTATTTTTAACCAACTGCTGCGTGATGGTACTCGCCCCCTCTTTGAGCTTTCCGGCACTCACGTCTTTGATGATCGCACGCATAACTGCATCAGGATTCACCCCGTGATGTTCAAAAAACATCGTATCTTCGATTGCCAAAAGTGCCTCAATAAGACGCGGAGGAATGTTTTCATACGAGACGTAATAGCGGTGTTCATCGCTAAAAAGGTTGGCAATTTTATTTCCGTTACGATCGTACACTTCGGTCGTTAGACGCGGTTGATACTGAATCAGTTTTTGAGTTTCGTATTCAAACGAGTAAATAAGATACCCTAAAAAAACGATCGGAATCATCACAACAAACGCGATTGTAATCATAAAATATTTTTTCATTCTCACCCTTAGCGGTACTTCTTCATAGGAGTTGATCAATTTCTAAATTCCCTGGTTTTAAATTCAGCGTCGATTAACGCTTGGGTATATTTCTCTTTGGGCTCACGCGTAATCTCATCGATTTTCCCTTGTTCGATGACGCGCCCCTCTCTCAAAACGCAAATATCTTCGCACAATGACGATGCCACCCCCATATCATGGGTAACAAACAGCATCTTAAAGCCTATTTTTTCTTGCAATGTTTTCAGCAATTCAACCATAGCCTCTTTTGAAGCAGGGTCCAACGCCGTTGTCGGCTCATCCAGCAATAATAGCTTGGGATTCGAG
Encoded proteins:
- the uvrB gene encoding excinuclease ABC subunit UvrB: MPIFKVHTPYQAAGDQPVAIEALSSGIKRGERYVSLEGVTGSGKTYTMAKVIESVQLPTIIMTHNKTLAAQLYSEFRSFFPENHVEYFISYYDYYQPEAYIPRQDLFIEKDSSINDELERLRLSATANLLSYDDVIVVASVSANYGLGDPEEYEKMVQVIAIGDEINQKKLLLRLVEMGYARNDTYFDGGHFRVNGEVVDIYPPYWQDQAVRIEFFGDEVERMTFFEPLSNTMTEKQESVTIYATSQFAVGQEKLSRAIKRIEDELGERLSELDKQGKIVEMQRLKQRCEFDLEMLQATGMCKGIENYSRHLTDKLPGEAPYTLLDYFTLHHDKFLIIVDESHVSLPQFRGMFAGDRSRKEVLVDYGFRLPSALDNRPLMIDEFMHKAPHYMFVSATPAAQEIEISTTIAHQIIRPTGLLDPIITIKPSENQVEDLHDEIKKTVALGDRVLVTVLTKKMAEALTKYLADLGIKVQYMHSEIDAIERNQIIRGLRVGDFDVLIGINLLREGLDLPEVSLVAILDADKEGFLRSETALIQTIGRAARNEHGRVILYAQKITGSMERAIATTTKRRAIQEAYNTKHGITPTTTKRSLDENLKLEDVGDLYNRSKKAKTLPAAERKKLIEELNLKMREAAKKLEFEEAARLRDEIAKIRKL
- a CDS encoding DedA family protein — translated: MDDMLNNLSTYGYIVLFLYSLGGGFVALLGAGVLSFMGKMDLSLSIAIAFSANFIGDSLMFYMSRYHKKEMMEYFRKHRRKLAFSHLLLKKHGSWIIIIKKFIYGLKTLVPIAVGLTKYDFWKFSGYNALGAAIWAVIVGGGSYLFGGALIEGYKIVADKPYLAPVMLIIVGGSVWFYLSLATKKQK
- a CDS encoding PBP1A family penicillin-binding protein → MKKYFMITIAFVVMIPIVFLGYLIYSFEYETQKLIQYQPRLTTEVYDRNGNKIANLFSDEHRYYVSYENIPPRLIEALLAIEDTMFFEHHGVNPDAVMRAIIKDVSAGKLKEGASTITQQLVKNTLLTREKKFSRKFKEVLYSIRIEQELSKEQILERYFNEIYLGHGYYGIKTAADGYFRKPLKDLSLKEIAMLVGLPKAPNFYSPTRNYELSLGRANRVIGRMYELGWIDQATYEKATQERPKVYNDTLSKNSGPYIIDEVMRQLGDAFPDIRSGGYKIYTTIDMRLQESGYKALQSGRDEILKRAQEAGDLDENMQRQLNGALISLDPRNGEILAMVGGYDYSLSPFNRVTQAKRQPGSAFKPFIYQVALDSGMSPSSMVPDIARTYTYAGDDGEEKTWQPKNYKNEYKGMVTIRNALTHSRNLATINMVSDMGFQKVVEGLRRYGITENLPPDLSIALGTISISPIDLAKYYTMFSSGGALTNPMLIRQVITPKGETIRYENKSRQVNTPEQIYLMTSILKDVVSHGTGTTARVGGMEIAGKTGTTNNNVDAWFVGYSPTVETVVWFGNDNNTPMRRSETGGRAAGPVFRYYYEDMLRIYPNTKRYFDLPAGVYRAPVNDANGTEEYTDTSMAPDTTQEQGPKTEEKLLF